GCGCCGCGCCGGCGGCCATGGCGGCTTATCCCGAACAACCCATCCGCATCATCGTGCCGTACACCGCCGGTGGCAGTTCGGACGTGATCGCCCGCGCCATCAGCGACGAACTGACCGCCGAACTCGGCCAGTCGGTGATCGTGGAGAACCGCGCCGGCGCGGGCTCCATGATCGGCACCGCCTACGTCGCCGCCGAGAAGCCGGACGGCTACACGCTGCTGCTGGCGGACGTGCCTTTCACCATCGTCCCGGCGCTCTACGGCGAGCGCGTCAAGTACGACGCCGCCAAGGATTTCGCGCCGATTTCGCTGCTGGGCCTGTCGCCCATGTACCTCTTCGTCACGCCCACCTTCAAGGCGAAGTCGGTGGCCGACCTGGTCGAGATGGCCAAGGCCAAGCCGGGGTCGATTTCCATCGGTTCCGGCGGCAATGGCTCGCTGACCCACCTGATGGCCGAACTGCTGATGCTGAATACCGGCATCAAGCTGGTCCACATCCCGTACAAGGGCGCGTCGGCGGCGGCCAACGACCTGGCCGGCGGCCAGATCGAAACCAGCTTCACCACCATGCCCACGGCCAGCGCCCTGTACCAGGGCGGCAAGATCCGCCCCCTGGCGGTGTCCAGCCCGCAGCGCCAGGCCGATACGCCCGACGTGCCCACTTTCGAGGAGGCCGGCGTGCCCAATATGACGGTGCAAAGCTGGTGGGGCCTGGTGGCGCCCGCCAAGACGCCCGCGCCCGTGTTGGCGCGCCTGAATACGGCCATGGAGAAGGTCATGCAGTCGCCCAAGGTCAAGAGCCGCTTGAACGGGGTGGGCGTGAACGTCCCCGCCGACACCAGCGCCAAGGCCTTGCAGGTCCTGCTGACGGCCGATTTCGCCCGTTGGCAGGACGTCGTCAAGCGCGCGGGCGTGAAGTTCGAATGATACGAATGACGAAAAACGCCCCCACGCCGCTTGCTGCCCCCCGAGGGGCTTTTTTGCCTTCGGCGGCCTGGCGGCAAAAAAATGCCGAGCGCAAGCCTCGATGCGCATCCAGGGCGTCGCGGAGCCGGCTTTGCCGGTCCGCCAACGCCGCCCCCTTGAGGGGGCCCGCGAAGCGGGTAGGGGGTGGGCCTCCCCTCGCGGCCCGGCGGCAAAAAAGGAGACCCTGATGGAAGACTGGTTGTTGACGGCCGGCGCCGATGCGGCGCTGATGGATGATTTCAACGCGATTTGCGCCTTCGGCGGCCGCCTTTCCGGCT
This genomic interval from Bordetella genomosp. 10 contains the following:
- a CDS encoding Bug family tripartite tricarboxylate transporter substrate binding protein, with translation MSLPQPLKSIKALWAAASLALACAAPAAMAAYPEQPIRIIVPYTAGGSSDVIARAISDELTAELGQSVIVENRAGAGSMIGTAYVAAEKPDGYTLLLADVPFTIVPALYGERVKYDAAKDFAPISLLGLSPMYLFVTPTFKAKSVADLVEMAKAKPGSISIGSGGNGSLTHLMAELLMLNTGIKLVHIPYKGASAAANDLAGGQIETSFTTMPTASALYQGGKIRPLAVSSPQRQADTPDVPTFEEAGVPNMTVQSWWGLVAPAKTPAPVLARLNTAMEKVMQSPKVKSRLNGVGVNVPADTSAKALQVLLTADFARWQDVVKRAGVKFE